A window from Neoarius graeffei isolate fNeoGra1 chromosome 14, fNeoGra1.pri, whole genome shotgun sequence encodes these proteins:
- the rpl38 gene encoding 60S ribosomal protein L38, translated as MPVKMDEIKDFLLTARRKDAKSVKIKKNKDNVKFKVRCSRYLYTLVITDKEKAEKLKQSLPPGLAVKELK; from the exons CCTGTCAAAATGGATGAGATTAAAGATTTCCTGCTGACGGCCAGGAGGAAGGACGCCAAAT ctgttaAGATCAAGAAGAACAAGGACAATGTGAAGTTCAAGGTGCGCTGCAGCAGGTACCTGTACACCCTCGTCATCACCGACAAGGAGAAGGCCGAGAAGCTGAAACAGTCTCTGCCACCCG gtctgGCAGTGAAGGAGCTGAAGTAG